Proteins from one Mixophyes fleayi isolate aMixFle1 chromosome 9, aMixFle1.hap1, whole genome shotgun sequence genomic window:
- the LOC142102124 gene encoding 4-galactosyl-N-acetylglucosaminide 3-alpha-L-fucosyltransferase FUT5-like isoform X4, producing MILTSLNQKHLIICFLSLILFLLFSFTWTHVSISLGLKCIANKNIQEKEAPNMTTARETIYQAREEKQTLILIWHWPWGYTFPLDRCFKDYGIPGCKLSTDRSLYSAADAVILHHPDIMYNKNSLPQKPRPNFQLWVWLSVEPPLIIKNLDVLDNLFNLTMSFRLDSDIFIPYGRMEALKEPQNFTIPAKSKLVSWVVSKWYPGVRRISYYEELRKHIPIDVYGAKHMKLSWEDFHSTISQYKFYLAFENSNYKDYITEKLWSNAFGSWAVPIVLGTSRQNYERFIPGDAFIHVDDFPSAKELAAYLLELDKDDEKYRRYFNWRTRYRVKILINWQYRYCQACEIIRQGPRYQVVQSVAKWFLKDV from the coding sequence ATGATCTTGACTTCACTCAACCAGAAGCACCTGATTATATGTTTCCTGTCTCTTATTTTGTTCCTCCTATTCTCTTTTACTTGGACACATGTGTCTATCTCATTGGGATTAAAATGCATTGCAAACAAAAATATTCAGGAAAAGGAGGCTCCAAACATGACAACAGCTAGAGAGACAATATACCAGGCAAGAGAAGAGAAACAGACTCTCATCCTGATTTGGCACTGGCCTTGGGGATACACGTTTCCATTAGATAGGTGCTTCAAAGACTATGGCATCCCTGGATGCAAGCTATCTACAGATAGGAGTCTGTATAGTGCTGCTGATGCGGTCATCTTACATCACCCCGACATTATGTACAACAAAAACTCATTGCCCCAAAAGCCAAGACCTAATTTTCAACTCTGGGTGTGGCTCTCTGTGGAACCTCCACTGATTATTAAAAACTTGGATGTGCTAGATAACTTGTTCAACTTGACTATGTCGTTCCGTCTGGATTCAGATATTTTCATCCCATATGGCCGTATGGAAGCGCTGAAAGAGCCTCAAAACTTCACTATTCCAGCAAAATCCAAGCTGGTGTCCTGGGTAGTTAGTAAATGGTACCCTGGTGTCCGTCGCATTAGTTATTATGAGGAGCTAAGGAAACACATTCCTATCGATGTTTATGGGGCAAAACACATGAAACTGAGTTGGGAGGATTTCCATTCTACCATATCTCAATACAAATTCTATTTGGCCTTTGAGAATTCGAATTACAAGGATTACATCACTGAGAAACTATGGTCAAATGCTTTCGGTTCATGGGCGGTGCCAATTGTGTTGGGGACATCTCGTCAGAACTATGAGCGTTTTATTCCTGGAGATGCTTTTATTCATGTTGATGATTTCCCAAGTGCGAAGGAGTTGGCTGCTTACCTTCTGGAGTTAGATAAAGATGATGAGAAATATAGAAGGTATTTCAACTGGAGAACTCGATACCGTGTAAAGATATTGATTAACTGGCAATATAGGTATTGCCAAGCGTGTGAGATAATAAGACAGGGTCCAAGGTACCAGGTTGTTCAAAGTGTGGCTAAATGGTTTCTGAAAGATGTCTAA
- the LOC142102124 gene encoding 3-galactosyl-N-acetylglucosaminide 4-alpha-L-fucosyltransferase FUT3-like isoform X2: MQAHVKPSSAVDLFLGLSWFETCVCYWQRGFCGPQERIKMILTSLNQKHLIICFLSLILFLLFSFTWTHVSISLGLKCIANKNIQEKEAPNMTTARETIYQAREEKQTLILIWHWPWGYTFPLDRCFKDYGIPGCKLSTDRSLYSAADAVILHHPDIMYNKNSLPQKPRPNFQLWVWLSVEPPLIIKNLDVLDNLFNLTMSFRLDSDIFIPYGRMEALKEPQNFTIPAKSKLVSWVVSKWYPGVRRISYYEELRKHIPIDVYGAKHMKLSWEDFHSTISQYKFYLAFENSNYKDYITEKLWSNAFGSWAVPIVLGTSRQNYERFIPGDAFIHVDDFPSAKELAAYLLELDKDDEKYRRYFNWRTRYRVKILINWQYRYCQACEIIRQGPRYQVVQSVAKWFLKDV, from the coding sequence AATAAAAATGATCTTGACTTCACTCAACCAGAAGCACCTGATTATATGTTTCCTGTCTCTTATTTTGTTCCTCCTATTCTCTTTTACTTGGACACATGTGTCTATCTCATTGGGATTAAAATGCATTGCAAACAAAAATATTCAGGAAAAGGAGGCTCCAAACATGACAACAGCTAGAGAGACAATATACCAGGCAAGAGAAGAGAAACAGACTCTCATCCTGATTTGGCACTGGCCTTGGGGATACACGTTTCCATTAGATAGGTGCTTCAAAGACTATGGCATCCCTGGATGCAAGCTATCTACAGATAGGAGTCTGTATAGTGCTGCTGATGCGGTCATCTTACATCACCCCGACATTATGTACAACAAAAACTCATTGCCCCAAAAGCCAAGACCTAATTTTCAACTCTGGGTGTGGCTCTCTGTGGAACCTCCACTGATTATTAAAAACTTGGATGTGCTAGATAACTTGTTCAACTTGACTATGTCGTTCCGTCTGGATTCAGATATTTTCATCCCATATGGCCGTATGGAAGCGCTGAAAGAGCCTCAAAACTTCACTATTCCAGCAAAATCCAAGCTGGTGTCCTGGGTAGTTAGTAAATGGTACCCTGGTGTCCGTCGCATTAGTTATTATGAGGAGCTAAGGAAACACATTCCTATCGATGTTTATGGGGCAAAACACATGAAACTGAGTTGGGAGGATTTCCATTCTACCATATCTCAATACAAATTCTATTTGGCCTTTGAGAATTCGAATTACAAGGATTACATCACTGAGAAACTATGGTCAAATGCTTTCGGTTCATGGGCGGTGCCAATTGTGTTGGGGACATCTCGTCAGAACTATGAGCGTTTTATTCCTGGAGATGCTTTTATTCATGTTGATGATTTCCCAAGTGCGAAGGAGTTGGCTGCTTACCTTCTGGAGTTAGATAAAGATGATGAGAAATATAGAAGGTATTTCAACTGGAGAACTCGATACCGTGTAAAGATATTGATTAACTGGCAATATAGGTATTGCCAAGCGTGTGAGATAATAAGACAGGGTCCAAGGTACCAGGTTGTTCAAAGTGTGGCTAAATGGTTTCTGAAAGATGTCTAA